A single window of Sander lucioperca isolate FBNREF2018 chromosome 22, SLUC_FBN_1.2, whole genome shotgun sequence DNA harbors:
- the aclyb gene encoding ATP-citrate synthase isoform X3, which produces MSAKAISEQTGKEFLYKYICTSAAVQNRFRYASVTSETDWDRLSQEHPWLLTERLVVKPDQLIKRRGKLGLVGINLDLQGVREWLKARLMRETTVGKAKGVLKNFLIEPFVPHPQDEEFYVCIYATREGDHVLFHHEGGVEVGDVDAKAQRLMVAVDEKLSEDQVTEHLLTHVPDEKKEVLASFIVGLFNFYEDLYFTYLEINPIVVTKDGVYVLDMAAKIDATADYICKAKWGDVEFPPPFGREAYPEEAYIADLDAKSGASLKLTLLNPNGRIWTMVAGGGASVVYSDTICDLGGVDELANYGEYSGAPSEQQTYDYAKTILSLMTREKHPQGKVLIIGGSIANFTNVAATFKGIVRAIKDYQGPLKEHEVTIFVRRGGPNYQEGLRVMGEVGKTTGIPIHVFGTETHMTAIVGMALGHRPIPNQPPMDAHTANFLLNASSSAMTPATTRTASFSESRKSNDVTPAKKSKAGLPAAKATTLFGKQTKTIVWGMQTRAVQGMLDFDYVCSRDEPSVAAMVYPFTGDHKQKFYWGHKEILVPVYKNMADAMKKHTEVDVLISFASLRSAFDSTMEAMQYPQIHTIAIIAEGIPEAQTRKIIKVADEKGVTIIGPATVGGIKPGCFKIGNTGGMLDNILASKLYRPGSVAYVSRSGGMSNELNNIISRTTDGVCEGVAIGGDRYPGSTFMDHVLRYQDTPGVKMIIVLGEIGGTEEYKICQGIKEGRITKPVVCWCIGTCATMFTSEVQFGHAGACANQDSETAVAKNQALRDAGAYVPKSFDELGDVIKTVYDELVANGTIIPADEVPPPTVPMDYSWARELGLIRKPASFMTSICDERGQELIYAGMPITEVFKEEMGLGGVLGLLWFQRRLPRYACQFIEMCLMVTADHGPAVSGAHNTIVCARAGKDLISSLTSGLLTIGDRFGGALDAAAKQFSKAFDSGMLPMEFVNKMKKDGKLIMGIGHRVKSINNPDMRVQILKDFVKQHFPSTQLLDYALDVEKITTSKKPNLILNVDGFIGVAFVDLLRTCGGFTRDEADEFVEIGALNGIFVLGRSMGFIGHYLDQKRLKQGLYRHPWDDISYVLPEHMSM; this is translated from the exons CGGCTGGTGGTAAAGCCAGATCAATTAATCAAGCGGCGTGGGAAGCTCGGTCTGGTGGGCATCAACCTGGACCTGCAGGGTGTACGAGAGTGGCTCAAAGCCCGTCTCATGAGAGAGACCACT GTTGGTAAGGCCAAGGGTGTGCTGAAGAACTTCCTCATTGAGCCATTTGTTCCACACCCACAG GATGAGGAgttttatgtgtgtatttatgccACACGTGAGGGCGACCATGTGCTTTTCCACCACGAGGGAGGAGTGGAAGTGGGTGATGTGGACGCCAAGGCCCAGAGACTGATGGTTGCAGTGGATGAGAAGCTGAGTGAGGACCAAGTCACAGAGCACCTACTCACACACGTTCCTGATGAAAAGAAAGA AGTCTTGGCCAGTTTTATAGTTGGACTCTTTAACTTCTATGAGGACCTCTACTTCACCTACCTTGAGATCAACCCTATAG TCGTCACCAAAGATGGAGTGTACGTCCTCGACATGGCAGCCAAGATTGATGCCACAGCAGATTACATCTGCAAGGCTAAATGGGGTGATGTGGAGTTTCCACCACCCTTTGGCAGAGAAGCATATCCAGAG GAGGCATACATAGCTGATCTGGATGCAAAGAGTGGTGCCAGTCTGAAGCTGACCCTGCTGAACCCAAATGGCAGGATCTGGACCATGGTGGCTGGAGGAGGGGCTTCAGTAGTCTACAG CGACACTATCTGTGACCTGGGCGGTGTGGATGAACTGGCCAATTATGGCGAGTACTCTGGCGCTCCCAGTGAACAGCAGACTTACGACTACGCTAAAACCATCCTCTCTCTCATGACACGGGAGAAACATCCTCAAG GGAAAGTGCTGATCATCGGAGGAAGTATTGCCAACTTCACCAATGTGGCAGCCACATTCAAG GGCATTGTCAGGGCCATCAAAGATTACCAAGGTCCTCTGAAGGAGCACGAAGTCACCATCTTTGTTCGACGTGGCGGGCCCAACTACCAGGAGGGGCTGAGGGTCATGGGGGAAGTAG GAAAGACCACAGGTATTCCCATCCATGTGTTTGGTACTGAGACCCATATGACGGCCATTGTTGGAATGGCTTTGGGCCACCGGCCAATCCCTAACCAGCCTCCAATGGACGCACATACAGCGAACTTCCTCCTCAATGCCAGCAGCAGTGCAATG ACTCCAGCTACAACAAGGACAGCTTCATTCTCTGAATCAAGGAAGTCTAACGATGTCACCCCAGCCAAAAAGTCTAAAGCAGGTCTTCCAGCAG CCAAAGCCACCACACTCTTCGGAAAACAAACCAAGACCATTGTCTGGGGCATGCAGACACGTGCCGTACAGGGCATGCTGGACTTCGACTATGTATGCTCCCGGGATGAACCCTCTGTGGCAGCCATGGTCTACCCCTTCAC GGGGGATCATAAACAGAAGTTCTACTGGGGCCACAAGGAGATCCTGGTGCCGGTCTATAAGAACATGGCCGATGCCATGAAGAAGCATACTGAGGTGGACGTCCTGATCAGCTTTGCTTCACTGCGCTCAGCCTTCGACAGCACTATGGAGGCCATGCAGTACCCACAG ATTCACACTATCGCAATCATAGCTGAGGGCATTCCTGAAGCTCAGACAAGGAAGATAATTAAAGTGGCTGATGAGAAAGGTGTCACCATCATCGGCCCCGCTACG GTTGGTGGCATCAAGCCTGGCTGTTTTAAGATTGGTAACACAGGTGGCATGCTGGACAACATTCTGGCTTCGAAACTTTATCGTCCTGGCAGCGTGGCATATGTGTCGCGCTCTGGGGGCATGTCCAACGAGCTGAACAACATCATTTCCCGCACCACAGACGGCGTCTGTGAAGGTGTGGCCATCGGAGGCGACAG ATATCCAGGCTCCACCTTCATGGACCACGTCCTTCGTTACCAGGACACTCCAGGGGTTAAGATGATAATAGTGCTGGGAGAG ATTGGAGGCACAGAGGAGTACAAGATCTGCCAAGGCATCAAAGAGGGCAGGATAACCAAACCTGTGGTGTGCTGGTGTATTGGAACCTGCGCCACCATGTTCACTTCAGAG GTTCAGTTTGGCCATGCAGGGGCCTGTGCCAACCAGGATTCAGAGACAGCAGTAGCCAAGAATCAGGCTCTGAGGGATGCTGGCGCTTATGTACCAAAGAGCTTTGATGAGCTGGGGGATGTCATTAA GACCGTTTATGATGAACTGGTGGCCAATGGTACCATCATTCCTGCCGACGAGGTGCCTCCCCCAACAGTGCCTATGGATTACTCTTGGGCCAGG GAGTTGGGCCTGATCCGTAAGCCAGCCTCATTCATGACTAGCATCTGTGACGAGCGAGGCCAGGAGCTCATCTACGCTGGCATGCCCATCACTGAGGTCTTCAAAGAGGAGATGGGTTTAGGAGGAGTGCTGGGCTTGCTTTGGTTCCAACGCAG GTTGCCGCGCTATGCCTGCCAGTTCATTGAGATGTGCCTGATGGTGACTGCTGATCATGGGCCTGCCGTCTCTGGTGCACACAACACCATTGTCTGTGCTCGTGCTGGCAAGGACCTTATCTCAAGCCTCACCTCCGGCCTGCTTACCATC GGGGACCGTTTTGGAGGTGCTCTGGATGCAGCTGCGAAGCAGTTCAGCAAGGCATTTGATAGTGGCATGCTGCCCATGGAGTTTGTCAACAAGATGAAGAAAGATGGCAAGCTGATCATGGGCATTGGCCACAGAGTCAAATCA ATCAACAACCCAGACATGCGGGTGCAGATTCTGAAGGACTTTGTTAAGCAGCATTTCCCCTCCACCCAGCTCCTCGACTATGCACTAGACGTAGAGAAGATCACTACCTCCAAG AAACCCAACCTGATCCTCAATGTAGACGGTTTTATTGGTGTTGCCTTTGTGGACCTGCTTAGGACGTGTGGGGGCTTCACAAG AGACGAGGCTGACGAGTTTGTGGAGATTGGTGCACTAAATGGGATCTTTGTCCTTGGCCGCAGTATGGGCTTTATTG GACATTACCTGGACCAGAAGAGGCTGAAACAGGGTTTGTACCGCCACCCCTGGGATGACATCTCCTATGTGCTTCCTGAACATATGTCCATGTAA
- the aclyb gene encoding ATP-citrate synthase isoform X2, translating into MSAKAISEQTGKEFLYKYICTSAAVQNRFRYASVTSETDWDRLSQEHPWLLTERLVVKPDQLIKRRGKLGLVGINLDLQGVREWLKARLMRETTVGKAKGVLKNFLIEPFVPHPQDEEFYVCIYATREGDHVLFHHEGGVEVGDVDAKAQRLMVAVDEKLSEDQVTEHLLTHVPDEKKEVLASFIVGLFNFYEDLYFTYLEINPIVVTKDGVYVLDMAAKIDATADYICKAKWGDVEFPPPFGREAYPEEAYIADLDAKSGASLKLTLLNPNGRIWTMVAGGGASVVYSDTICDLGGVDELANYGEYSGAPSEQQTYDYAKTILSLMTREKHPQGKVLIIGGSIANFTNVAATFKGIVRAIKDYQGPLKEHEVTIFVRRGGPNYQEGLRVMGEVGKTTGIPIHVFGTETHMTAIVGMALGHRPIPNQPPMDAHTANFLLNASSSAMTPATTRTASFSESRKSNDVTPAKKSKAGLPAEAQASSGCSGAKATTLFGKQTKTIVWGMQTRAVQGMLDFDYVCSRDEPSVAAMVYPFTGDHKQKFYWGHKEILVPVYKNMADAMKKHTEVDVLISFASLRSAFDSTMEAMQYPQIHTIAIIAEGIPEAQTRKIIKVADEKGVTIIGPATVGGIKPGCFKIGNTGGMLDNILASKLYRPGSVAYVSRSGGMSNELNNIISRTTDGVCEGVAIGGDRYPGSTFMDHVLRYQDTPGVKMIIVLGEIGGTEEYKICQGIKEGRITKPVVCWCIGTCATMFTSEVQFGHAGACANQDSETAVAKNQALRDAGAYVPKSFDELGDVIKTVYDELVANGTIIPADEVPPPTVPMDYSWARELGLIRKPASFMTSICDERGQELIYAGMPITEVFKEEMGLGGVLGLLWFQRRLPRYACQFIEMCLMVTADHGPAVSGAHNTIVCARAGKDLISSLTSGLLTIGDRFGGALDAAAKQFSKAFDSGMLPMEFVNKMKKDGKLIMGIGHRVKSINNPDMRVQILKDFVKQHFPSTQLLDYALDVEKITTSKKPNLILNVDGFIGVAFVDLLRTCGGFTRDEADEFVEIGALNGIFVLGRSMGFIGHYLDQKRLKQGLYRHPWDDISYVLPEHMSM; encoded by the exons CGGCTGGTGGTAAAGCCAGATCAATTAATCAAGCGGCGTGGGAAGCTCGGTCTGGTGGGCATCAACCTGGACCTGCAGGGTGTACGAGAGTGGCTCAAAGCCCGTCTCATGAGAGAGACCACT GTTGGTAAGGCCAAGGGTGTGCTGAAGAACTTCCTCATTGAGCCATTTGTTCCACACCCACAG GATGAGGAgttttatgtgtgtatttatgccACACGTGAGGGCGACCATGTGCTTTTCCACCACGAGGGAGGAGTGGAAGTGGGTGATGTGGACGCCAAGGCCCAGAGACTGATGGTTGCAGTGGATGAGAAGCTGAGTGAGGACCAAGTCACAGAGCACCTACTCACACACGTTCCTGATGAAAAGAAAGA AGTCTTGGCCAGTTTTATAGTTGGACTCTTTAACTTCTATGAGGACCTCTACTTCACCTACCTTGAGATCAACCCTATAG TCGTCACCAAAGATGGAGTGTACGTCCTCGACATGGCAGCCAAGATTGATGCCACAGCAGATTACATCTGCAAGGCTAAATGGGGTGATGTGGAGTTTCCACCACCCTTTGGCAGAGAAGCATATCCAGAG GAGGCATACATAGCTGATCTGGATGCAAAGAGTGGTGCCAGTCTGAAGCTGACCCTGCTGAACCCAAATGGCAGGATCTGGACCATGGTGGCTGGAGGAGGGGCTTCAGTAGTCTACAG CGACACTATCTGTGACCTGGGCGGTGTGGATGAACTGGCCAATTATGGCGAGTACTCTGGCGCTCCCAGTGAACAGCAGACTTACGACTACGCTAAAACCATCCTCTCTCTCATGACACGGGAGAAACATCCTCAAG GGAAAGTGCTGATCATCGGAGGAAGTATTGCCAACTTCACCAATGTGGCAGCCACATTCAAG GGCATTGTCAGGGCCATCAAAGATTACCAAGGTCCTCTGAAGGAGCACGAAGTCACCATCTTTGTTCGACGTGGCGGGCCCAACTACCAGGAGGGGCTGAGGGTCATGGGGGAAGTAG GAAAGACCACAGGTATTCCCATCCATGTGTTTGGTACTGAGACCCATATGACGGCCATTGTTGGAATGGCTTTGGGCCACCGGCCAATCCCTAACCAGCCTCCAATGGACGCACATACAGCGAACTTCCTCCTCAATGCCAGCAGCAGTGCAATG ACTCCAGCTACAACAAGGACAGCTTCATTCTCTGAATCAAGGAAGTCTAACGATGTCACCCCAGCCAAAAAGTCTAAAGCAGGTCTTCCAGCAG AAGCGCAAGCTTCTTCAGGCTGCAGCGGAG CCAAAGCCACCACACTCTTCGGAAAACAAACCAAGACCATTGTCTGGGGCATGCAGACACGTGCCGTACAGGGCATGCTGGACTTCGACTATGTATGCTCCCGGGATGAACCCTCTGTGGCAGCCATGGTCTACCCCTTCAC GGGGGATCATAAACAGAAGTTCTACTGGGGCCACAAGGAGATCCTGGTGCCGGTCTATAAGAACATGGCCGATGCCATGAAGAAGCATACTGAGGTGGACGTCCTGATCAGCTTTGCTTCACTGCGCTCAGCCTTCGACAGCACTATGGAGGCCATGCAGTACCCACAG ATTCACACTATCGCAATCATAGCTGAGGGCATTCCTGAAGCTCAGACAAGGAAGATAATTAAAGTGGCTGATGAGAAAGGTGTCACCATCATCGGCCCCGCTACG GTTGGTGGCATCAAGCCTGGCTGTTTTAAGATTGGTAACACAGGTGGCATGCTGGACAACATTCTGGCTTCGAAACTTTATCGTCCTGGCAGCGTGGCATATGTGTCGCGCTCTGGGGGCATGTCCAACGAGCTGAACAACATCATTTCCCGCACCACAGACGGCGTCTGTGAAGGTGTGGCCATCGGAGGCGACAG ATATCCAGGCTCCACCTTCATGGACCACGTCCTTCGTTACCAGGACACTCCAGGGGTTAAGATGATAATAGTGCTGGGAGAG ATTGGAGGCACAGAGGAGTACAAGATCTGCCAAGGCATCAAAGAGGGCAGGATAACCAAACCTGTGGTGTGCTGGTGTATTGGAACCTGCGCCACCATGTTCACTTCAGAG GTTCAGTTTGGCCATGCAGGGGCCTGTGCCAACCAGGATTCAGAGACAGCAGTAGCCAAGAATCAGGCTCTGAGGGATGCTGGCGCTTATGTACCAAAGAGCTTTGATGAGCTGGGGGATGTCATTAA GACCGTTTATGATGAACTGGTGGCCAATGGTACCATCATTCCTGCCGACGAGGTGCCTCCCCCAACAGTGCCTATGGATTACTCTTGGGCCAGG GAGTTGGGCCTGATCCGTAAGCCAGCCTCATTCATGACTAGCATCTGTGACGAGCGAGGCCAGGAGCTCATCTACGCTGGCATGCCCATCACTGAGGTCTTCAAAGAGGAGATGGGTTTAGGAGGAGTGCTGGGCTTGCTTTGGTTCCAACGCAG GTTGCCGCGCTATGCCTGCCAGTTCATTGAGATGTGCCTGATGGTGACTGCTGATCATGGGCCTGCCGTCTCTGGTGCACACAACACCATTGTCTGTGCTCGTGCTGGCAAGGACCTTATCTCAAGCCTCACCTCCGGCCTGCTTACCATC GGGGACCGTTTTGGAGGTGCTCTGGATGCAGCTGCGAAGCAGTTCAGCAAGGCATTTGATAGTGGCATGCTGCCCATGGAGTTTGTCAACAAGATGAAGAAAGATGGCAAGCTGATCATGGGCATTGGCCACAGAGTCAAATCA ATCAACAACCCAGACATGCGGGTGCAGATTCTGAAGGACTTTGTTAAGCAGCATTTCCCCTCCACCCAGCTCCTCGACTATGCACTAGACGTAGAGAAGATCACTACCTCCAAG AAACCCAACCTGATCCTCAATGTAGACGGTTTTATTGGTGTTGCCTTTGTGGACCTGCTTAGGACGTGTGGGGGCTTCACAAG AGACGAGGCTGACGAGTTTGTGGAGATTGGTGCACTAAATGGGATCTTTGTCCTTGGCCGCAGTATGGGCTTTATTG GACATTACCTGGACCAGAAGAGGCTGAAACAGGGTTTGTACCGCCACCCCTGGGATGACATCTCCTATGTGCTTCCTGAACATATGTCCATGTAA
- the aclyb gene encoding ATP-citrate synthase isoform X1 — translation MSAKAISEQTGKEFLYKYICTSAAVQNRFRYASVTSETDWDRLSQEHPWLLTERLVVKPDQLIKRRGKLGLVGINLDLQGVREWLKARLMRETTVGKAKGVLKNFLIEPFVPHPQDEEFYVCIYATREGDHVLFHHEGGVEVGDVDAKAQRLMVAVDEKLSEDQVTEHLLTHVPDEKKEVLASFIVGLFNFYEDLYFTYLEINPIVVTKDGVYVLDMAAKIDATADYICKAKWGDVEFPPPFGREAYPEEAYIADLDAKSGASLKLTLLNPNGRIWTMVAGGGASVVYSDTICDLGGVDELANYGEYSGAPSEQQTYDYAKTILSLMTREKHPQGKVLIIGGSIANFTNVAATFKGIVRAIKDYQGPLKEHEVTIFVRRGGPNYQEGLRVMGEVGKTTGIPIHVFGTETHMTAIVGMALGHRPIPNQPPMDAHTANFLLNASSSAMTPATTRTASFSESRKSNDVTPAKKSKAGLPADSLHSILWPLKNVVTGDWKEAQASSGCSGAKATTLFGKQTKTIVWGMQTRAVQGMLDFDYVCSRDEPSVAAMVYPFTGDHKQKFYWGHKEILVPVYKNMADAMKKHTEVDVLISFASLRSAFDSTMEAMQYPQIHTIAIIAEGIPEAQTRKIIKVADEKGVTIIGPATVGGIKPGCFKIGNTGGMLDNILASKLYRPGSVAYVSRSGGMSNELNNIISRTTDGVCEGVAIGGDRYPGSTFMDHVLRYQDTPGVKMIIVLGEIGGTEEYKICQGIKEGRITKPVVCWCIGTCATMFTSEVQFGHAGACANQDSETAVAKNQALRDAGAYVPKSFDELGDVIKTVYDELVANGTIIPADEVPPPTVPMDYSWARELGLIRKPASFMTSICDERGQELIYAGMPITEVFKEEMGLGGVLGLLWFQRRLPRYACQFIEMCLMVTADHGPAVSGAHNTIVCARAGKDLISSLTSGLLTIGDRFGGALDAAAKQFSKAFDSGMLPMEFVNKMKKDGKLIMGIGHRVKSINNPDMRVQILKDFVKQHFPSTQLLDYALDVEKITTSKKPNLILNVDGFIGVAFVDLLRTCGGFTRDEADEFVEIGALNGIFVLGRSMGFIGHYLDQKRLKQGLYRHPWDDISYVLPEHMSM, via the exons CGGCTGGTGGTAAAGCCAGATCAATTAATCAAGCGGCGTGGGAAGCTCGGTCTGGTGGGCATCAACCTGGACCTGCAGGGTGTACGAGAGTGGCTCAAAGCCCGTCTCATGAGAGAGACCACT GTTGGTAAGGCCAAGGGTGTGCTGAAGAACTTCCTCATTGAGCCATTTGTTCCACACCCACAG GATGAGGAgttttatgtgtgtatttatgccACACGTGAGGGCGACCATGTGCTTTTCCACCACGAGGGAGGAGTGGAAGTGGGTGATGTGGACGCCAAGGCCCAGAGACTGATGGTTGCAGTGGATGAGAAGCTGAGTGAGGACCAAGTCACAGAGCACCTACTCACACACGTTCCTGATGAAAAGAAAGA AGTCTTGGCCAGTTTTATAGTTGGACTCTTTAACTTCTATGAGGACCTCTACTTCACCTACCTTGAGATCAACCCTATAG TCGTCACCAAAGATGGAGTGTACGTCCTCGACATGGCAGCCAAGATTGATGCCACAGCAGATTACATCTGCAAGGCTAAATGGGGTGATGTGGAGTTTCCACCACCCTTTGGCAGAGAAGCATATCCAGAG GAGGCATACATAGCTGATCTGGATGCAAAGAGTGGTGCCAGTCTGAAGCTGACCCTGCTGAACCCAAATGGCAGGATCTGGACCATGGTGGCTGGAGGAGGGGCTTCAGTAGTCTACAG CGACACTATCTGTGACCTGGGCGGTGTGGATGAACTGGCCAATTATGGCGAGTACTCTGGCGCTCCCAGTGAACAGCAGACTTACGACTACGCTAAAACCATCCTCTCTCTCATGACACGGGAGAAACATCCTCAAG GGAAAGTGCTGATCATCGGAGGAAGTATTGCCAACTTCACCAATGTGGCAGCCACATTCAAG GGCATTGTCAGGGCCATCAAAGATTACCAAGGTCCTCTGAAGGAGCACGAAGTCACCATCTTTGTTCGACGTGGCGGGCCCAACTACCAGGAGGGGCTGAGGGTCATGGGGGAAGTAG GAAAGACCACAGGTATTCCCATCCATGTGTTTGGTACTGAGACCCATATGACGGCCATTGTTGGAATGGCTTTGGGCCACCGGCCAATCCCTAACCAGCCTCCAATGGACGCACATACAGCGAACTTCCTCCTCAATGCCAGCAGCAGTGCAATG ACTCCAGCTACAACAAGGACAGCTTCATTCTCTGAATCAAGGAAGTCTAACGATGTCACCCCAGCCAAAAAGTCTAAAGCAGGTCTTCCAGCAG ACTCTCTTCATTCTATACTGTGGCCTCTGAAGAATGTGGTCACAGGCGATTGGAAAG AAGCGCAAGCTTCTTCAGGCTGCAGCGGAG CCAAAGCCACCACACTCTTCGGAAAACAAACCAAGACCATTGTCTGGGGCATGCAGACACGTGCCGTACAGGGCATGCTGGACTTCGACTATGTATGCTCCCGGGATGAACCCTCTGTGGCAGCCATGGTCTACCCCTTCAC GGGGGATCATAAACAGAAGTTCTACTGGGGCCACAAGGAGATCCTGGTGCCGGTCTATAAGAACATGGCCGATGCCATGAAGAAGCATACTGAGGTGGACGTCCTGATCAGCTTTGCTTCACTGCGCTCAGCCTTCGACAGCACTATGGAGGCCATGCAGTACCCACAG ATTCACACTATCGCAATCATAGCTGAGGGCATTCCTGAAGCTCAGACAAGGAAGATAATTAAAGTGGCTGATGAGAAAGGTGTCACCATCATCGGCCCCGCTACG GTTGGTGGCATCAAGCCTGGCTGTTTTAAGATTGGTAACACAGGTGGCATGCTGGACAACATTCTGGCTTCGAAACTTTATCGTCCTGGCAGCGTGGCATATGTGTCGCGCTCTGGGGGCATGTCCAACGAGCTGAACAACATCATTTCCCGCACCACAGACGGCGTCTGTGAAGGTGTGGCCATCGGAGGCGACAG ATATCCAGGCTCCACCTTCATGGACCACGTCCTTCGTTACCAGGACACTCCAGGGGTTAAGATGATAATAGTGCTGGGAGAG ATTGGAGGCACAGAGGAGTACAAGATCTGCCAAGGCATCAAAGAGGGCAGGATAACCAAACCTGTGGTGTGCTGGTGTATTGGAACCTGCGCCACCATGTTCACTTCAGAG GTTCAGTTTGGCCATGCAGGGGCCTGTGCCAACCAGGATTCAGAGACAGCAGTAGCCAAGAATCAGGCTCTGAGGGATGCTGGCGCTTATGTACCAAAGAGCTTTGATGAGCTGGGGGATGTCATTAA GACCGTTTATGATGAACTGGTGGCCAATGGTACCATCATTCCTGCCGACGAGGTGCCTCCCCCAACAGTGCCTATGGATTACTCTTGGGCCAGG GAGTTGGGCCTGATCCGTAAGCCAGCCTCATTCATGACTAGCATCTGTGACGAGCGAGGCCAGGAGCTCATCTACGCTGGCATGCCCATCACTGAGGTCTTCAAAGAGGAGATGGGTTTAGGAGGAGTGCTGGGCTTGCTTTGGTTCCAACGCAG GTTGCCGCGCTATGCCTGCCAGTTCATTGAGATGTGCCTGATGGTGACTGCTGATCATGGGCCTGCCGTCTCTGGTGCACACAACACCATTGTCTGTGCTCGTGCTGGCAAGGACCTTATCTCAAGCCTCACCTCCGGCCTGCTTACCATC GGGGACCGTTTTGGAGGTGCTCTGGATGCAGCTGCGAAGCAGTTCAGCAAGGCATTTGATAGTGGCATGCTGCCCATGGAGTTTGTCAACAAGATGAAGAAAGATGGCAAGCTGATCATGGGCATTGGCCACAGAGTCAAATCA ATCAACAACCCAGACATGCGGGTGCAGATTCTGAAGGACTTTGTTAAGCAGCATTTCCCCTCCACCCAGCTCCTCGACTATGCACTAGACGTAGAGAAGATCACTACCTCCAAG AAACCCAACCTGATCCTCAATGTAGACGGTTTTATTGGTGTTGCCTTTGTGGACCTGCTTAGGACGTGTGGGGGCTTCACAAG AGACGAGGCTGACGAGTTTGTGGAGATTGGTGCACTAAATGGGATCTTTGTCCTTGGCCGCAGTATGGGCTTTATTG GACATTACCTGGACCAGAAGAGGCTGAAACAGGGTTTGTACCGCCACCCCTGGGATGACATCTCCTATGTGCTTCCTGAACATATGTCCATGTAA